A region of the Yarrowia lipolytica chromosome 1C, complete sequence genome:
ACCGGAGCCGCGATTCCTGCCTCGGTCGGAATTCTCGGCTCAATCTACAGAAAGCCCAGCAAACGAAAAAATCGAGCCATGGCTGGTTTTGCGGCTGGAGCACCGCTGGGGTTTGTGGTGGGCCTGGTAGTGGGCGGCATTTGCGGCGAGTTCATTGGCTGGCAGGGAattctcttcttctttgccATCATGTACTTTCTGGCTGCACTGGCCTGTGTCTGGTACGTTCCACCAGACCCTCCCATGAGCAAACCAGAAgtgattgagaagctcaaaAATCTCGACTACGGAGGAGCAGCCCTGTGTCTGGCGGGATTCACGCTCTTTGTGTTCGCCATGACCCACGCAGACAGCACAGAGAAGGGCTGGAAGACTCCCTACATCATTGGTCTGTTTGTGACCGGATTCGTGCTCATTGTGCTGTTTGTTCTCTACGAATGCTACATTGCCAGCAACCCAATCATGCCGCCTCACATCTGGAAATGCAAGGGCTTCGCTGTCTGTATGGCCTGTGTGGCTTTGGGTATGTCCACCTTTCTGGGGACCACTCAATTCTACATTACTATGTATTTCCAGAATATCAAGGGCACCAATCCGATTCTTACCACCGCTTACTTTGTTCCCATGGTGGTGGCCGGTATCTGTGTCAATGTCTTTGCTGCCATGACTCTACATCTCATCCCTGGCCGGTTTCTCATGATGCTGGCCCAGGCCGGCTTCTTTGGAGCAGCTCTGCTCATGGCTCTGGTTGGAGTACACACTTCCTACTGGGCCATCCCCTTCCCCGCAGAAATCCTCTCAGTTATCGGAGCAGACTTGCTCTACAACGTGTCTACTCTGCTCACCATTAACTCGGTCAGTGAGGATCTGCAAAGTCGAGCAGCAGGTAtcttcaacaccattgCCATGCTGTCTGCAGCTGTCGctcttgctgctgcctcttccaTTGCCTCGGCCAAGGTCAGTGCCGACGAGACCCACAAGGTGTCCAAGGAGACACTGCTCGACTCTTATCATGCTGCCTTTTGGTTCTCGGTCGGTACATCAGCGGCGGGCTTGGTACTGTCCTTCTTCCTGGATCTGGGTACATCCGGCGGAGATGAGGGGAAGGACGTGGATCAGGATAcggaggaggtggagacgGATTCCATCACCGGCGTCAATAACAACTAGCCTATGCCACCATTATCAACACACTTGAAACTAATATAGACGCTTATATATAATACCACTACTAATTGCATGTTTGAATTGAAGACGAGATATGGCAGTTGGAAAGAATTGTACAACTCCTTACAATAGAACACACAGAGAACGTATATCCACCCGGACTTGATATTTACATGTATCGGACAAAAACAATGTCAGTCttcgtactgtactcagAAAATGAATTGAAGCTCATCTGGAGTAGGTGATGAGATGACTTGACGGCATATCGATGTGTACAGGTAGGCCGATTAAAACACATTTCTATACTCACAAGCACCTTTAGCAAAGTGTTTAACTATTATATCAACTTTTCCTGACCATCACGCAAGACTATTACGCATCACGCCGGACAATTCGTTTGGGGGCCCTGTATCATTGCAGGTATCACTGGACATGAGATAGACTGCTATTCTTAGTATATTCAGCAGTGAAATACATTGATGACTTCAACAAATGCAAATTATGACCTTTAattccttctttttcaactcTAGCTTCCTTTTGCAAGTCCAGACGTTCCGAAAACACTTCTTGGTCCGCTCTACAACCATTCCTCCAATCATCCTCTAACCATCTTCTAACCATCCCTCCAAcacttctccagctcttaCCCCCTCAGCCAGAGGACCCGTCCCTTTCAATACCACTGCTTAAACTCTTCAAACCGCCTTCTGAGAACCTTTATAAAAATTTCTGCTTTCGTAGTCCGCTCGCAAGCCCAAGTCCAACCGCACAACTCACCCCGCCTTTCTACAAGCTGTTCCACGGTCCAGCGGTAAATCGCTTCATCAACAGAACGCTTCGTCAATTACTGCCTAGACCTTGGACCCCAAATTCCGGAAACATACGTTCTAGATCATCATGTATTGGTCCTGCTGGGGGAACATGTCTGTCAGAACCCATTCGACTGCTTTGTCAATACTCAACTGAAATCAAGCACTTTTAATCAGTATCGACAACTGTCAATCACTGCCACTTCTCCGGACGCTCTTTCAGCTCTTCCAGACGATCCCAACAGTTGTGTCAActggagttggagatgttcCCTCCAAAATAGACACGATGCGCTGAGTCCAGTCTTTGAGTTGATTATTCCATTGGATAAGCAACAGAATTCGTCTCTGAGAAGTCCCTGTGTGTTTTCAAGGAGTTCTTGGTCTGTTGAACGGGGCTACAGTGTCACCAATATGCGTTTGGAGGAATAACCGAGAAGAGAACGAGCTGAAAATAACAAATAAGTGAATGGAGTCTGTAGATGAATTTGATCACATCTGCTCATTTCGACTCTCGACTCTCCATACATTTACTTCTGTGGAATACTTGAAGGAACAAATTGGTCAAATGAGGGTACAGACGAAAGAGACCTTGCGTATTGCAATACTCTGCATCTATCTAGCAATAACTAACCGCCCTGTCATCCATCCAGTTTCCACCCTTCAAGCACCTGAATCCACCATATCAGCCTACAACACTCTCCAACATTTTCCTCTCATTATTTcctaattactgtacatatcCCTTTTCATCACTCGTCTCTTTTTGGATCCTGAGCAGAGCTAATGAGCTTAACTACAAGTTCTCATTGCTCAAGGTCGCTCATGGCTACTCATGACCTGCCTGGTGATTAGACCAGTCGCTACGCTGGTGACGTGTTCATCTCCCAGCTCAGAGCAGGTCACTCACCCTCACCTTCTTTCTCAGTCCATCGAACTCTCGCTTCGCAGACTCATGTCCGCCCACACTCGAGCGTCTCCGTCGCGCAGGAGACGCCGGTAGAATCGTCGTCGACGTCATACCGTCCGCTGCTGGTGCAGCTTGCGTCTGTGCATCTCCCGATGTGGCTTCTCGCAACGGCGGCAGCACCACATCACTGTCCTCGAGcacatcgtcgtcgtcgtccaccTTGATGccggcctcctccagcttttCCTGCTGCAGCTTGCATCGTTTTTCCAGCACACGGTTGCGGGTCTCAAGTCTGTGCAGCGCCGAACGCAGCAGCATTTCCGACTCCCGCATGGACGCCTCGGAGCGTCTGGCAGCCTGTTCTGCGGCCTCCACCTCGGCAACCCGGCTTCGGAACAGATCGTTGACGAGTTCCAGCTCAGACAGCCTCGTCTTGAGGTCTCCAGGGCCAGATGAACCTGCACCTGCACCTGCAGTATGCGGTCCACCTGCGCCTCCGTGCTCGCCCTGGCCGGTCAGGTATGGCGACTGACTTGCAGCTGCACTCAGTTGGTCGAGCGCACTGTTGGGGAGAGCACCAGGCGGGTTGTTAGACAACAGCAGAGGCGACGTGATCTTTTTGAGTGTCGGAGACCCGGAGCCAGCTGCCGGAGTGGCTGGAGCAGTTGCCGCGGAAGGAGTGGCGGGGGCAGTGGCTCCTGCAGCAGGAGTCGCAGTTCCCGAGGGGGCAGTGGAGCCATTTCCTCCGTTACCACCATTACTGCTGCCTCCAGTTAACGAGCCAAATCCAGGAAGACTAGGAGACTGCTGCTCGCGGAACTGTGGCGAGGCATACTGCTGCGGTGGGGGTAGGTAATGCTGCTGCGGGTGGTCCTTCATAGCGGCCATTGGGTGTAGCGGCGCGTGCTGCTGGGCGCCCGGGTGCGGGTGCGGGTGCGGGCCgtgttgctgctgatgGTGCAGTGGCGCCTGGCCCTGCCACATGTGTGGGGGCGGGTGGTGGCCAATGTGGGTCACGTGCATGGGCACGTGCATGCCCGGGGGCGcgtgttggtggtggggtGGCGGCGGTGGGCCGTGGGGGTGCTGGGAGTGAAGGAGGCCCCGTTGTTGCTGGGGGCGGATGGGGCcccgttgttggtggcccTTGGGTGCTGGGGGGTGGACGTGGGGCACAGGTGGGAGGCGGACACCCCCGCGAGTATTGGACCGCCGTGAGCGACGGCCGGGTTACCGGGTCCGTGGCCGTGGTTTTTGATCCGGTTACGCGATTTGATGACGTTGGTTTTAAGACTGATGGGGCGTGCTCGGCCGTGCAGCTTAAGGAACAGGCCACACGCGTTGCAGAGCACCTGTCCCGCCTCGTCACGTCGCCAGAGcggggtggtggaggtcTGGCAGTTTTGGCACACGGGCGTGAGCGAAAACTGGCCCCGCCcgttgtccttgtccttggatGGGGCGATAGGCGCATCCGACGACCCAGCGTTGGGCGCGGTGGAAGAGCTGGCGCCGGTGGGGGTTACGGAGGCGGAGTTGGGGGTGGCAGAGTCGCTTCTCGCCTCTCCTGCCGTCTCGGACGTGTCGTTTTTCGGTTCGTTTTTGATGTcgctgttggtgttggtgttgacgTTGGCGGTGGCTCCGTTCGTGCCACCAGAAGGAGAGGGACATGTCGAGGCGTTGGTAGAAGGTGGGGGGTTAGtggtggggttggaggGAGCGCCAGGCGCGGAGGGCGCGGCGGCGGACCCGGTTGTGGGTGGCTccgctcctccagcttctccagcagtcACTCCTGGGGCTCCCGCTTGTGCTTCCTCGCCCTCGACCTTGACCTGGGGCTCAGGGCCAGCCCCGACAACAACCGGCGTGAAACCCATTGTAGCAGCAGACATAATATTCCTTCACGTGGGGCGTTCTATCCAAATCCTCCGCTGTCCAAGCCGACTGTGGGGTTTTTGTGTTTCAAGGTGATGCAAAATTTTCCTATCGCTCACTATCGGCTATTTTGGTTATCGATATCATCCCGATTGGGATGTGGGTAGGGGTTGTGGTAGAGTTAGTGGGGAAATGAACTCGAAGATAGAAGATCAATTTTAGACGAGTAGATGATAATGTCCGTAAGATGTAAAAATATGTATAATATTTATTGGGACGATCTTCTAATTTAGATATTTTTAAATTTCTTATATCTCCAGTTTTGAAATTTATATGGATTTAATTCTCCGTTTTCACACCAAGTTTCTTTCTCCCAATACCCCCTTTAAACACTCACGTGAGTCCCAAACTTTATTGAGAAGACTTTGCAAAATAATATCTGTAAATTCGGACAGCGATTGAATCGCGGTAATAAGGGTATCATAAAACAAGTTAAACCGGGACGATTCCAAGTATGTATTTTTTCCACATGTTTTCCCCTCCAGCGCTCTTCTACACACCCCTCAACCAAATGGAAACCTCCAGAACCTAAACTTCAAATTAAGGTTCCATCAACAAAGCACATAATCATGTGACAGTGCAGATTTTAATCTTCTCTTATTGGTCAGTGCTAGATAGTGCACGTATTGCGTGATAAGAAACAGCGTGAAACGGGCCAATacgaagagaagaaaatTCCCCAAAAAATCCAGGACATTCTCCTGCGAGATCAAAACTCACTTGCGTCAAATCTGCGATTTTCT
Encoded here:
- a CDS encoding uncharacterized protein (Truncated form of YALI0C22682g, some similarities with uniprot|P42944 Saccharomyces cerevisiae YJL110c GZF3 transcriptional repressor), whose product is MWQGQAPLHHQQQHGPHPHPHPGAQQHAPLHPMAAMKDHPQQHYLPPPQQYASPQFREQQSPSLPGFGSLTGGSSNGGNGGNGSTAPSGTATPAAGATAPATPSAATAPATPAAGSGSPTLKKITSPLLLSNNPPGALPNSALDQLSAAASQSPYLTGQGEHGGAGGPHTAGAGAGSSGPGDLKTRLSELELVNDLFRSRVAEVEAAEQAARRSEASMRESEMLLRSALHRLETRNRVLEKRCKLQQEKLEEAGIKVDDDDDVLEDSDVVLPPLREATSGDAQTQAAPAADGMTSTTILPASPARRRRSSVGGHESAKREFDGLRKKVRVSDLL
- a CDS encoding uncharacterized protein (Truncated form of YALI0C22682g, some similarities with uniprot|P42944 Saccharomyces cerevisiae YJL110c GZF3 transcriptional repressor), which produces MSAATMGFTPVVVGAGPEPQVKVEGEEAQAGAPGVTAGEAGGAEPPTTGSAAAPSAPGAPSNPTTNPPPSTNASTCPSPSGGTNGATANVNTNTNSDIKNEPKNDTSETAGEARSDSATPNSASVTPTGASSSTAPNAGSSDAPIAPSKDKDNGRGQFSLTPVCQNCQTSTTPLWRRDEAGQVLCNACGLFLKLHGRARPISLKTNVIKSRNRIKNHGHGPGNPAVAHGGPILAGVSASHLCPTSTPQHPRATNNGAPSAPSNNGASFTPSTPTAHRRHPTTNTRPRACTCPCT
- a CDS encoding uncharacterized protein (Compare to YALI0C22660g, weakly similar to uniprot|Q08902 Saccharomyces cerevisiae YOR378W) — protein: MVMFKRSKKTVETVETLPTGADTDNARLPDKNGLETHNEKCRPEGTTNDTNDTNEMMPDREKNGARPPIFSSTWKEIICIFLLALSPVLEALTTGALLVALDKIGQSYKIEGGQLSWTLSAFSLGTGSSLLIMAGLADSFGRKKTLIAGYTVFAATSLISGFMKNDVAFDVLRAIQGVATGAAIPASVGILGSIYRKPSKRKNRAMAGFAAGAPLGFVVGLVVGGICGEFIGWQGILFFFAIMYFLAALACVWYVPPDPPMSKPEVIEKLKNLDYGGAALCLAGFTLFVFAMTHADSTEKGWKTPYIIGLFVTGFVLIVLFVLYECYIASNPIMPPHIWKCKGFAVCMACVALGMSTFLGTTQFYITMYFQNIKGTNPILTTAYFVPMVVAGICVNVFAAMTLHLIPGRFLMMLAQAGFFGAALLMALVGVHTSYWAIPFPAEILSVIGADLLYNVSTLLTINSVSEDLQSRAAGIFNTIAMLSAAVALAAASSIASAKVSADETHKVSKETLLDSYHAAFWFSVGTSAAGLVLSFFLDLGTSGGDEGKDVDQDTEEVETDSITGVNNN